A genomic region of Arachis hypogaea cultivar Tifrunner chromosome 5, arahy.Tifrunner.gnm2.J5K5, whole genome shotgun sequence contains the following coding sequences:
- the LOC112800718 gene encoding uncharacterized protein, whose product MAAARLTTCAAVAAAVASMSSLSDRAAHADSSFRFPFFSSSPSNSPSPSDPASDSKTEQPPPDEPNKSGFDPESLERGAKALREINSSPYSKQVFDLMRKQEQTRLAELDAEKVYFELIQSQGDIERQQKMAEEQRNLMQEQAQKQAQVLRYEDELARKRMQTDHEAQRRHNVELVKMQEDSSVRKEQARRATEEQIQSQQRQTERERAEIERETIRVKAMAEAEGRAHEAKLTEDHKRRMLMERMQGERDKWLAAINTTFGHIEGGLRALLTDRDKLVMTVGGATALAAGVYTTREGAKVTWGYINRILGQPSLIRESSMAKFPGSRIISQAKNRVFNYSTMARAEKPVESQNGGLGNVILHPSLQKRIEHLARATSNTKAHQAPFRNMLFYGPPGTGKTMVAREIARKSGLDYAMMTGGDVAPLGPQAVTKIHEIFDWAKKSRKGLLLFIDEADAFLCERNSTHMSEAQRSALNALLFRTGDQSRDIVLVLATNRPGDLDSAVTDRIDEVIEFPLPGEEERLKLLKLYLNKYICTDNNGSKKGVLLKQTQKITVKDLSEDVLREAAKKTEGFSGREIAKLVAGVQAAVYGRPDCTLDSQLFKEIVDYKVVEHHQRLKLAAEGGIPDQTQ is encoded by the exons ATGGCAGCTGCTAGGTTAACCACTTGCGCCGCGGTGGCAGCCGCGGTGGCTTCCATGTCCTCGCTTTCCGATCGCGCCGCCCACGCCGATTCTTCTTTTCGCTTCCcgttcttctcttcttcaccttCCAATTCCCCTTCGCCGTCCGACCCTGCTTCCGATTCTAAGACGGAGCAGCCTCCCCCCGATGAACCTAACAAGTCCGGATTCGACCCGGAATCGCTAGAAAGAGGAGCCAAAGCCCTCCGTGAAATCAATAGTTCTCCCTACTCTAAACAG GTGTTTGACTTAATGCGAAAGCAGGAACAAACTCGCCTTGCTGAGTTAGATGCTGAGAAAGTTTATTTTGAACTTATTCAATCCCAAGGAGATATT GAAAGGCAGCAGAAAATGGCTGAAGAACAGCGAAATCTAATGCAAGAGCAAGCTCAGAAACAGGCCCAGGTGCTGCGATATGAAGATGAATTGGCAAGGAAAAGAATGCAG ACAGATCATGAAGCTCAAAGGCGACACAATGTTGAATTGGTTAAGATGCAAGAGGATTCTTCTGTAAGAAAGGAGCAGGCACGACGTGCTACTGAAGAACAGATTCAATCTCAGCAGCGTCAGACTGAGAGAGAGCGTGCTGAGATAGAAAGAGAAACTATTAGAGTTAAAGCAATGGCAGAGGCTGAAGGTCGAGCGCATGAAGCAAAATTGACTGAGGATCATAAAAGGAGAATGCTTATGGAACGGATGCAGGGTGAAAGAGATAAATGGCTTGCTGCGATCAACACAACCTTTGGTCATATTGAAG GTGGTTTAAGGGCCTTATTGACTGATAGGGACAAATTGGTTATGACTGTTGGGGGAGCTACTGCATTAGCTGCAGGAGTATATACAACTAG AGAAGGTGCTAAAGTTACATGGGGCTATATAAATCGGATTTTGGGGCAGCCATCATTGATCCGGGAATCATCCATGGCAAAGTTTCCAGGCTCAAGAATCATATCTCAAGCCAAAAATAGAGTTTTCAATTATAGTACTATGGCCAGGGCAGAAAAGCCTGTTGAGAGTCAAAATGGTGGTCTTGGAAATGTAATCCTCCATCCATCATTGCAGAAAAGAATAGAGCATCTTGCACGGGCAACATCAAATACCAAGGCTCATCAGGCACCATTCCGCAACATGCTTTTCTACGGGCCTCCTGGGACTGGTAAAACCATGGTTGCAAGGGAAATAGCTAGGAAATCG GGTTTGGATTATGCTATGATGACTGGAGGAGATGTTGCACCTTTGGGCCCACAGGCTGTTACCAAAATTCATGAGATATTTGATTGGGCCAAGAAATCAAGAAAAGGTTTATTGCTTTTCATTGACGAGGCCGATGCTTTCCTGTGCGA GCGTAACAGCACCCACATGAGTGAAGCTCAACGAAGTGCACTAAACGCATTGCTTTTCAGAACTGGTGATCAGTCTAGAGACATTGTACTTGTCCTTGCCACCAACAGACCCGGTGATCTTGATAGTGCAGTCACTGATCGCATCGACGAAGTGATTGAATTCCCCCTCCCTGGAGAGGAGGAACGTCTAAAATTATTGAAGCTCTATTTGAACAAATATATATGTACTGACAATAATGGCTCCAAGAAAGGCGTGTTGCTAAAGCAGACCCAGAAGATTACGGTAAAAGATTTATCCGAGGATGTGCTAAGAGAGGCTGCCAAGAAAACAGAGGGATTTTCTGGGCGCGAGATAGCCAAACTTGTGGCCGGTGTCCAAGCTGCTGTTTATGGGCGCCCAGACTGCACCTTGGATTCTCAGTTGTTCAAAGAAATCGTAGATTATAAAGTGGTGGAACATCATCAGCGATTAAAACTGGCAGCTGAAGGTGGCATTCCTGACCAAACGCAGTGA